In Pongo abelii isolate AG06213 chromosome 15, NHGRI_mPonAbe1-v2.0_pri, whole genome shotgun sequence, a single window of DNA contains:
- the LOC129047340 gene encoding disintegrin and metalloproteinase domain-containing protein 21 codes for MAVDGILVYIRVTLLLLWLGVFLSISGYCQAGLSYHFSSPEVVIPLKVISRGRSAKAPGWLSYSLRFGGQKHVVHVRVKKLLLSRHLPVFTYTDERALLEDQLFIPDDCYYHGYVEGAPESLVVFSTCFGGFRGVLKISGLTYEIEPIRHSATFEHLVYKINSNETQFPAMRCGLTEKEVAHQQLEFEEAQNLALEPKSAGDWWTHAWFLELVVVVNHDFFIYSQSNISKVQEDVFLVVNIVDSMYKQLGTYIILIGIEIWNQGNVFPMTSIEQVLNDFSQWKQISLSQLQHDAAHMFIKNSLISILGLAYVAGICHPPIDCGVDNFQGDTWSLFANTVAHELGHTLGMQHDEEFCFCGERGCIMNTFRVPAEKFTNCSYADFMKTTLNQGSCLHNPPRLGEIFMLKRCGNGVVEREEQCDCGSVQQCEQDACCLLNCTLRPGAACAFGLCCKDCKFMPSGELCRQEVNECDLPEWCNGTSHQCPEDRYVQDGIPCSDSAYCYQKRCNNRDQHCREIFGKDAKSASENCYKEINSQGSRFGHCGINGTTYLKCHISDVFCGRVQCENVRDIPLLQDHFTLQHTHINGVTCWGIDYHLRMNISDIGEVKDGTVCGPGKICIHKKCVSLSVLSHVCLPETCNMKGICNNKHHCHCGYGWSPPYCQHRGYGGSIDSGPASAKRRVFLPLIVIPSLSVLIFLFSVGLLMYLRQCSGPRETKAHSSG; via the coding sequence ATGGCAGTGGATGGGATCCTAGTGTACATCAGGGTCACTCTTCTGCTACTCTGGCTTGGGGTGTTTTTGTCCATTTCTGGCTACTGTCAGGCTGGGCTCTCCTATCATTTCAGTTCCCCAGAAGTGGTGATCCCCTTGAAGGTGATCAGCAGGGGCAGAAGTGCAAAGGCTCCTGGATGGCTCTCCTATAGTCTGCGGTTTGGGGGCCAGAAACACGTCGTTCATGTGAGGGTCAAGAAGCTCTTACTTTCTAGACACCTCCCAGTGTTCACCTATACAGATGAGCGTGCACTCCTGGAGGATCAGCTCTTCATCCCAGATGACTGTTACTATCATGGTTACGTAGAGGGGGCCCCTGAGTCTCTGGTTGTGTTCAGTACTTGTTTTGGGGGCTTTCGAGGAGTATTAAAAATAAGTGGCCTCACTTATGAAATTGAACCCATCAGGCACTCTGCCACATTTGAACACCTGGTTTATAAGATAAACAGTAATGAGACACAATTCCCAGCTATGAGATGTGGCTTAACAGAGAAGGAAGTAGCACACCAACAGTTGGAATTTGAAGAGGCTCAGAACTTAGCTCTGGAACCAAAATCTGCTGGTGACTGGTGGACTCATGCATGGTTTCTGGAGCTAGTTGTTGTGGTGAACCATGATTTCTTCATTTACTCTCAAAGCAACATCTCAAAGGTGCAAGAGGATGTATTTCTTGTTGTCAACATAGTGGATTCCATGTATAAGCAGTTAGGTACTTATataattttgattggaattgaaaTTTGGAATCAAGGAAATGTTTTCCCAATGACAAGCATAGAACAGGTCCTGAACGATTTCTCTCAATGGAAACAAATCAGTCTTTCCCAGCTACAGCATGATGCTGCACATATGTTCATTAAAAATTCACTTATAAGTATACTTGGCCTAGCCTACGTTGCAGGAATATGTCATCCACCTATTGATTGTGGCGTTGACAATTTTCAAGGAGATACCTGGTCTCTTTTTGCCAACACTGTGGCCCATGAGTTAGGTCATACGTTGGGTATGCAGCATGATGAAGAATTCTGTTTTTGTGGGGAAAGAGGTTGCATCATGAATACTTTTAGAGTGCCAGCAGAGAAGTTCACCAATTGCAGTTACGCTGATTTTATGAAGACCACCTTAAACCAGGGATCATGTCTGCATAATCCTCCAAGATTGGGGGAAATCTTTATGCTAAAGCGCTGTGGGAATGGTGTGGTTGAAAGAGAAGAGCAGTGTGACTGTGGATCTGTACAGCAGTGTGAACAAGACGCCTGTTGTCTGTTGAACTGCACTCTAAGGCCTGGggctgcctgtgcttttgggctTTGTTGCAAAGACTGCAAGTTCATGCCATCAGGGGAACTCTGTAGACAAGAGGTCAATGAATGTGACCTTCCAGAATGGTGCAATGGAACATCTCATCAGTGTCCAGAAGATAGATATGTGCAGGACGGGATCCCCTGTAGTGACAGTGCCTACTGCTATCAAAAGAGGTGTAATAACCGTGACCAGCATTGCAGGGAGATTTTTGGTAAAGATGCAAAAAGTGCATCTGagaattgctataaagaaatcaaCTCTCAGGGAAGCCGTTTTGGTCACTGTGGTATAAATGGCACAACATACCTAAAATGTCATATCTCTGATGTCTTTTGTGGGAGAGTTCAATGTGAGAATGTGAGAGACATTCCTCTTCTCCAAGATCATTTTACTTTGCAGCACACTCATATCAATGGTGTCACCTGCTGGGGTATTGACTATCATTTAAGGATGAACATATCTGACATTGGTGAAGTAAAAGATGGTACTGTGTGTGGCCCAGGAAAGATCTGCATCCACAAGAAGTGTGTCAGTCTGTCTGTCTTGTCACATGTCTGCCTTCCTGAGACCTGCAATATGAAGGGGATCTGCAATAACAAACATCACTGCCACTGTGGCTATGGGTGGTCCCCGCCCTACTGCCAGCACAGAGGCTATGGGGGCAGTATTGACAGTGGCCCAGCATCTGCAAAGAGAAGAGTTTTTTTGCCGCTGATTGTGattccttctttgtctgttttgatttTCCTGTTTAGTGTCGGGCTTCTTATGTATCTACGACAATGTTCTGGTCCCAGAGAAACTAAGGCTCATTCATCAGGTTAA